The following are encoded in a window of Paraburkholderia sp. HP33-1 genomic DNA:
- a CDS encoding LysE family translocator: protein MSTTGLFFTAAGVGLAIAAPVGPMGMLCIRRTLTGGPRAGLAIGFGIASGDAVYGLIAALGLVGISQFMLAYDRPLHLLAGLFLLYLGLRALLQKPPAEAADGNGNGKLAQIGRAGALRAYASALLLTLTNPQTVIMFAALFTTLAPRGAFSPAIALTTVGGVFAGSITWWCCLVTMVSLARHAIGSRLRVAIDRVVGITLAAFGVVEIRRAL from the coding sequence ATGTCCACCACCGGTCTGTTCTTCACCGCCGCGGGCGTCGGCCTCGCCATAGCCGCGCCAGTCGGCCCGATGGGCATGCTGTGCATCCGCCGCACGCTGACGGGCGGCCCGCGCGCGGGACTCGCGATCGGCTTCGGCATCGCAAGCGGCGACGCCGTCTACGGGCTCATCGCGGCGCTCGGCCTCGTCGGCATTTCGCAGTTCATGCTCGCGTACGACCGCCCGCTGCATCTGCTCGCGGGCCTGTTCCTGCTGTATCTCGGCCTGCGCGCGCTGCTTCAGAAACCGCCCGCTGAAGCCGCTGACGGCAACGGCAATGGCAAGCTCGCGCAGATCGGCCGCGCCGGCGCGCTGCGTGCTTATGCGAGCGCGCTGCTGCTGACGCTGACCAATCCGCAGACCGTAATCATGTTCGCCGCGCTGTTCACGACGCTCGCGCCGCGCGGCGCGTTCTCGCCAGCCATCGCGCTGACGACGGTCGGCGGCGTGTTCGCCGGCTCGATCACATGGTGGTGTTGCCTCGTGACGATGGTGTCGCTCGCGCGTCATGCGATCGGCAGCAGGCTGCGCGTGGCGATCGATCGCGTGGTCGGCATCACGCTCGCGGCGTTCGGCGTCGTCGAGATCCGCCGCGCGCTCTGA
- a CDS encoding polysaccharide biosynthesis tyrosine autokinase, with product MAINYENRYAGVYEPGQVHLSDYVRTIVRGRRTILTVTLIALVFGCAYAFLAPPVYRSDVLFHVEDRTVNAAANVNANGRDAAAPFSGAYDSKPSTAAQIELLKSRLVIEETVRALHLDITAKPRYLPVLGSKIAGLVNGRWWFRLPSFINLSGFAWGSESIAVSRFDMSKDLYGETFTLVAGADNTFMLRDPHGSAILSGRVGETVQTDTAVGPITLHVDRLVGPPGSRFKLTRASTLGTVEHLAKTMVVQETAEGSGVIRVSLEGADAALTAAIVNNVAREFLRQDLASRSTESDHTLAFLEQQLPDARKSLDDAEERYGRFRNTHGTVDLGEESKLLLQQIVDNKTKLMDLQQQRAELLQKFTPSHPMVAALDAQIAALQGAQSTMNHSVSTMPDTEQTALRLQRDVHVSTELYTNLLDSVQRLRVAQAGQVGGVRLVDFAEAPDDPVRPERMLVILIALGGGLALGLLLIFLKRAMRGGVERPDELEGMLGVPVFAVVPRSQTQLRLQEKVSLRQRGQHVLAQQAPEDIAVEGVRNLRTSLQLSLDYAANNVVMITGSRPDAGKSFLSVNLATLVASANKRVLIIDADMRRGDVHSHFGVSHRPGLSDVLCGGDLNAMIQRDVLPGLDVLAKGTLPTHPAELLMSKRFEAMLEVLKPQYDVVIIDTPPVLAVTDSTLIGKFAATTLLVVRHGRQPLHEIIETTKRLRNGGVGLRGVLLTDVPQEAAFLGSGYQGGYYGYDSIAG from the coding sequence ATGGCGATCAATTACGAAAACCGTTACGCCGGAGTGTATGAGCCAGGGCAGGTGCACCTGTCGGACTACGTTCGTACGATCGTGCGCGGTCGGCGCACGATCCTGACGGTGACGCTGATCGCGCTCGTGTTCGGTTGCGCGTACGCGTTCCTCGCGCCGCCGGTCTATCGTTCGGACGTGCTGTTTCACGTCGAGGACAGGACGGTGAACGCGGCGGCGAATGTCAATGCGAACGGCCGGGACGCGGCGGCGCCGTTTTCCGGTGCGTACGATTCGAAGCCATCGACGGCGGCGCAGATCGAGCTACTGAAGTCGCGTCTCGTCATCGAGGAAACGGTCCGCGCGCTGCACCTCGACATCACGGCGAAGCCGCGTTATCTGCCGGTGCTCGGCAGCAAGATCGCGGGACTCGTGAACGGGCGCTGGTGGTTCCGGCTGCCGTCGTTCATCAATCTGTCCGGGTTCGCGTGGGGCAGCGAGAGCATCGCGGTATCGCGCTTCGACATGTCGAAGGACCTGTATGGCGAGACCTTCACGCTGGTTGCGGGCGCCGACAACACCTTCATGCTGCGCGATCCTCACGGCAGCGCGATCCTGTCGGGGCGCGTCGGCGAGACCGTGCAAACCGATACCGCCGTCGGCCCGATCACGCTGCACGTCGACCGGCTGGTCGGCCCGCCCGGCTCGCGTTTCAAGCTGACGCGCGCGTCGACGCTCGGCACGGTCGAGCATCTGGCGAAGACGATGGTCGTGCAGGAAACGGCGGAGGGTTCCGGCGTGATCCGCGTGAGCCTCGAAGGCGCCGACGCCGCGCTGACTGCCGCGATCGTCAACAACGTGGCGCGCGAGTTCCTGCGCCAGGACCTCGCGAGCCGTTCGACCGAGTCCGATCACACGCTCGCGTTCCTCGAACAGCAACTGCCGGATGCGCGCAAGTCGCTCGACGACGCGGAAGAGCGCTACGGCAGGTTCCGCAATACGCATGGCACCGTCGATCTCGGCGAAGAGAGCAAGCTGCTGCTGCAACAGATCGTCGACAACAAGACGAAGCTGATGGATCTGCAGCAGCAGCGCGCGGAGCTGTTGCAGAAATTCACGCCGAGCCATCCGATGGTCGCGGCGCTCGATGCGCAGATCGCCGCGTTGCAGGGCGCGCAGAGCACGATGAACCACAGCGTCTCGACGATGCCGGACACCGAGCAGACCGCGCTGCGGCTGCAGCGCGACGTGCACGTCAGCACCGAGCTGTACACGAATCTGCTCGACAGCGTGCAGCGACTGCGGGTGGCGCAGGCGGGACAGGTGGGCGGCGTGCGCCTCGTGGACTTCGCCGAAGCCCCCGACGATCCCGTGCGGCCGGAGCGCATGCTCGTGATCCTGATCGCGCTCGGCGGCGGCCTTGCGCTCGGCTTGCTGCTGATCTTCCTGAAGCGCGCGATGCGCGGCGGCGTCGAGCGGCCGGACGAGCTCGAGGGGATGCTCGGCGTGCCGGTGTTCGCGGTGGTGCCGCGCAGCCAGACGCAATTGCGCCTGCAGGAAAAGGTGTCGCTGCGCCAGCGCGGGCAGCATGTGCTCGCGCAGCAGGCACCCGAGGATATCGCGGTGGAAGGGGTGCGCAATCTGCGCACCTCGCTGCAGCTGTCGCTCGATTACGCGGCCAACAACGTCGTGATGATCACGGGCTCGCGGCCTGATGCGGGCAAGTCGTTTCTCTCGGTGAATCTGGCGACGCTGGTGGCGTCGGCCAACAAGCGCGTGCTGATCATCGACGCCGACATGCGGCGCGGGGACGTGCATTCGCATTTCGGCGTCAGCCATCGGCCGGGACTGTCCGACGTGCTCTGCGGCGGCGATCTCAACGCGATGATCCAGCGCGACGTGCTGCCCGGGCTCGACGTGCTCGCGAAAGGCACGCTGCCCACGCACCCGGCCGAGCTGCTGATGAGCAAACGCTTCGAAGCGATGCTCGAGGTGCTGAAGCCGCAATACGACGTCGTGATCATCGACACACCGCCGGTGCTTGCCGTGACCGACTCGACGCTGATCGGCAAATTCGCCGCGACGACGCTGCTCGTCGTGCGGCATGGCCGTCAGCCTCTGCACGAGATCATCGAAACCACCAAGCGCCTGCGCAACGGCGGTGTCGGGCTGCGCGGCGTGCTGCTCACCGACGTGCCGCAGGAAGCCGCGTTCCTCGGCTCGGGGTACCAGGGCGGCTACTACGGATACGACAGCATCGCCGGTTGA
- a CDS encoding helix-turn-helix domain-containing protein: protein MTCASLESAMLRWVHAPNKGMRRIAILMFNDCSLQGAGVVAEVFQAANELASSGSGGWLYEVSFLSADGGMVLSSSALRVWTDGLDARHYGGFDALFIAGGKGAGAAAADERLIAWLRRIRSNTGMIRPIAEGRALLETAYGSDSKHNGDIRQQTNGVHPVQGADGGDRLESMRSALAMIKRDLGGAIARGVAERLLADSCSNLTPLLGEDGGLSPGDKVRAAARWLQENCQQAISIADAAQFAAMSERNFLRRFKMEMGITPSSFLLHERLAVTCSLLTESELPVDKIARRTGMGNGDRLAKVFRKRMRISPTEFRIQSRRMVGE, encoded by the coding sequence ATGACGTGCGCGAGTCTCGAATCTGCCATGTTGCGCTGGGTGCATGCTCCGAACAAGGGTATGCGTCGCATCGCGATACTTATGTTCAACGATTGCTCGCTCCAGGGCGCGGGAGTCGTCGCCGAGGTGTTCCAGGCAGCGAATGAACTGGCTTCGTCCGGCTCCGGTGGTTGGTTGTACGAAGTCTCTTTCCTGTCCGCCGATGGCGGCATGGTGCTGTCTTCATCGGCGCTGCGGGTCTGGACAGACGGACTCGACGCGCGGCATTACGGCGGCTTCGATGCGTTGTTTATCGCGGGCGGCAAGGGCGCCGGCGCTGCCGCCGCCGACGAGCGGCTGATCGCGTGGCTGCGCCGCATTCGCTCCAACACCGGCATGATCCGGCCGATTGCGGAAGGACGCGCGTTGCTCGAGACGGCTTACGGGTCCGACAGCAAGCACAACGGCGACATCCGTCAGCAGACGAATGGCGTTCATCCAGTGCAGGGCGCCGATGGAGGCGACCGCCTGGAATCGATGAGAAGCGCGCTCGCGATGATCAAGCGCGATCTCGGCGGCGCAATTGCGCGCGGGGTAGCCGAACGCCTGCTCGCCGATTCGTGTTCGAACCTGACGCCGCTGCTCGGCGAAGACGGCGGCTTGAGCCCGGGCGACAAGGTGCGCGCCGCAGCGCGCTGGCTGCAGGAGAACTGCCAGCAAGCCATTTCGATCGCCGACGCCGCGCAATTCGCGGCGATGAGCGAGCGCAACTTTCTGCGTCGCTTCAAGATGGAAATGGGCATCACGCCTTCCAGCTTTCTACTGCACGAGCGTCTCGCGGTGACTTGCAGCCTGTTGACCGAATCGGAATTGCCGGTCGACAAGATTGCTCGCCGCACTGGCATGGGTAACGGTGACCGCCTGGCGAAAGTATTCCGCAAGCGGATGAGGATTTCTCCCACCGAGTTCAGGATTCAAAGCCGGCGCATGGTCGGCGAATAA
- a CDS encoding GDP-mannose mannosyl hydrolase: protein MLTRSDLLNVVRLTPLIAIDLIVSDADGRILLGHRRNRPARDSWFVPGGRIQKHETLDAAFARITDAELGLENLTRSAARFEGVFEHHYSDNFAAEPHVSTHYIVLAYALPLTSAAPIGRLDQHSAYLWLAPTELLARADVHENTKAYFR from the coding sequence ATGCTGACCCGGAGCGATCTACTTAACGTAGTGCGTCTGACGCCTTTGATCGCGATCGATCTGATCGTCAGCGACGCCGACGGACGCATTCTGCTCGGCCATCGCCGCAACCGCCCTGCGCGCGACAGCTGGTTCGTGCCGGGCGGCCGCATTCAAAAACATGAAACACTCGACGCCGCCTTCGCGCGCATCACCGACGCCGAATTGGGCCTCGAGAATCTGACGCGCTCGGCCGCGCGGTTCGAAGGCGTATTCGAACATCACTACAGCGACAACTTCGCGGCCGAGCCGCACGTGTCGACGCATTACATCGTGCTTGCCTATGCGTTGCCGCTGACGAGCGCGGCACCGATCGGACGGCTCGACCAGCACAGCGCGTATCTCTGGCTCGCACCAACCGAACTGCTTGCACGCGCCGACGTCCACGAGAACACCAAGGCGTACTTCCGCTAA
- a CDS encoding undecaprenyl-phosphate glucose phosphotransferase — protein sequence MRQFQDLLARVFDVALILAGATAASQARIEHLAQSGFYWALVMFSAAFALAVFPAFGVYESWRGRSKLALAGQVSLAWLMVQSCALVLMYSLHRSDFVSRLWFSYWTAMSGSLLIANRVITHAVLARARGAGMNLHQVAIVGSGSQCDAIIRRIEAAPGAGFRATAVYNTRPDVSPVTSPRVPVFDTVDALAEYIRTNDVHELWLMLSLSEEPLICALIAEFRDDLVNIRFVPDVRSHALFEGCGVIELLGVPAINLVASPLSASSMLRKDIFDRLFAATALISLAPVMLAIAIAVKLSSRGPVLFRQERKGADGRVFTIYKFRSMRLHSEAKGTLSQATRNDKRVTKVGAFLRRTSLDELPQFFNVLRGDMSVVGPRPHALEHDDLYQKVVAGYINRYRIKPGITGWAQINGFRGETDRIEKMERRVEHDLYYLGHWSFALDMRIIGATIVAGLVHRNAY from the coding sequence ATGCGCCAGTTTCAGGATTTGCTCGCGCGAGTTTTCGATGTCGCGTTGATATTGGCGGGTGCGACGGCGGCGTCGCAAGCCCGCATTGAGCATCTCGCGCAATCCGGGTTCTACTGGGCGCTCGTGATGTTTTCCGCCGCGTTCGCGCTGGCCGTCTTTCCGGCGTTCGGCGTGTACGAATCATGGCGCGGCCGCTCCAAGCTGGCGCTCGCCGGTCAGGTCTCGCTCGCGTGGTTGATGGTGCAGAGCTGCGCGCTCGTGCTGATGTATTCGCTGCATCGCAGTGACTTCGTGTCGCGGCTGTGGTTCTCGTACTGGACCGCGATGTCCGGTAGCCTTCTGATCGCGAACCGGGTGATCACGCACGCGGTGCTGGCGCGCGCTCGCGGCGCGGGCATGAACCTGCATCAGGTAGCGATCGTCGGCAGCGGCTCGCAATGCGACGCCATCATCCGCCGCATCGAAGCCGCGCCCGGAGCCGGGTTTCGCGCGACGGCCGTGTACAACACACGACCGGACGTGTCGCCGGTGACGAGCCCGCGCGTGCCGGTGTTCGACACCGTCGATGCGCTCGCCGAGTACATCCGCACGAACGACGTGCACGAGCTCTGGCTGATGCTCTCGCTGTCCGAGGAGCCGCTGATCTGCGCGTTGATCGCCGAGTTTCGCGACGATCTGGTGAATATCCGCTTCGTGCCGGACGTGCGCAGCCACGCTCTGTTCGAGGGCTGCGGGGTGATCGAGCTGCTCGGCGTGCCGGCGATCAATCTGGTCGCGTCGCCGCTGTCCGCCAGTTCGATGCTGAGGAAGGACATCTTCGACCGCCTGTTCGCGGCTACCGCGCTGATCAGTCTCGCGCCGGTGATGCTGGCCATCGCGATCGCGGTGAAGCTGTCCTCGCGCGGGCCGGTGCTGTTCAGGCAGGAGCGCAAGGGCGCGGACGGACGTGTCTTCACGATCTACAAGTTCCGCTCGATGCGTCTGCATTCGGAAGCCAAAGGCACGCTCAGTCAGGCGACGCGCAACGACAAGCGCGTGACGAAAGTCGGCGCGTTTCTGCGCCGCACGAGCCTCGACGAGCTGCCGCAATTTTTCAACGTGTTGCGTGGCGACATGTCGGTCGTTGGACCGCGTCCCCATGCACTCGAGCACGACGACCTCTATCAGAAAGTGGTCGCCGGCTACATCAATCGCTATCGAATCAAGCCGGGCATCACGGGGTGGGCACAGATAAACGGCTTTCGTGGCGAGACTGACCGCATCGAGAAGATGGAGCGTCGCGTCGAGCATGATCTGTATTACCTGGGTCATTGGTCGTTCGCACTCGATATGCGGATCATCGGCGCGACGATTGTCGCGGGACTAGTGCATCGAAATGCTTACTAG
- a CDS encoding polysaccharide biosynthesis/export family protein → MSSLGFRTGILVVFATAALLSGCSIVPGQRMITPATIQDTGGEFSTEASAQKQIPITDINLELVKKLNADQKNSVLSSETTALFGKPAAYRVGPGDVLQIVVWDHPELAAALGQPPANSRNSDAIPGFLIDEKGDIQFPYAGTLHVAGQDAATIQRELFKRLSKVYQKPEVTVRVASFRNATVYIDGEVRTPGTQSINDIPMSLTNAIGLSGGFTTTADRSRVQLIRNGTTYTLNIDDLVKRGRNPSDIYLQPGDTVRVNAREDSGVYVMGEVNKPATVLPLRDGSLTLSQAISDGGSFDSNTAAGQQLFVIRDSTGDSPQIYHLDATTPVAMLLANQFELQPKDIVYVGQGGLVRFNRVLNLLLPAINAAVTGVVVSK, encoded by the coding sequence GTGAGCTCGCTCGGTTTTCGCACAGGAATTCTTGTGGTTTTCGCTACTGCAGCACTGCTTTCCGGATGCTCGATCGTACCGGGACAACGGATGATCACGCCGGCCACAATTCAGGACACGGGCGGCGAATTCAGTACCGAAGCCTCCGCGCAGAAGCAGATTCCGATTACTGATATCAACCTGGAGTTGGTCAAGAAGCTCAATGCCGACCAGAAGAACTCGGTGCTGTCGTCGGAGACGACGGCGCTGTTCGGCAAGCCGGCCGCGTACAGGGTCGGTCCCGGCGACGTGCTGCAGATCGTCGTGTGGGATCACCCGGAACTGGCGGCCGCGCTCGGCCAGCCGCCGGCGAACTCGCGTAACTCCGATGCAATACCGGGCTTCCTGATCGACGAGAAGGGCGACATCCAGTTTCCGTATGCGGGCACCCTGCATGTCGCGGGCCAGGATGCCGCGACGATTCAGCGCGAGCTGTTCAAGCGTCTGAGCAAGGTCTACCAGAAGCCTGAGGTGACGGTGCGCGTCGCGTCGTTCCGTAACGCGACGGTGTATATCGACGGCGAAGTGCGCACGCCGGGCACGCAGTCGATCAACGATATTCCGATGTCGCTGACGAACGCGATCGGTCTGAGCGGGGGCTTCACCACGACCGCCGATCGCAGCCGGGTCCAACTGATCCGCAATGGCACGACCTATACGCTGAACATCGACGACCTCGTCAAGCGCGGCCGCAATCCGTCGGACATCTATCTGCAACCGGGCGATACCGTGCGCGTGAATGCGCGCGAGGACAGCGGCGTCTACGTGATGGGCGAAGTCAACAAGCCGGCCACGGTGCTGCCGTTGCGCGACGGTTCGCTGACGCTGTCGCAGGCGATCTCCGATGGCGGCAGCTTCGACTCGAACACGGCCGCGGGACAGCAGTTGTTCGTGATCCGCGATTCGACCGGCGACTCGCCGCAGATCTATCACCTCGATGCGACCACGCCGGTGGCGATGCTGCTCGCAAACCAGTTCGAGCTGCAGCCGAAGGACATCGTGTACGTCGGGCAGGGCGGTCTCGTTCGCTTCAACCGTGTGCTGAACCTGCTGTTGCCGGCGATCAACGCGGCGGTGACGGGAGTCGTGGTGTCGAAGTGA
- a CDS encoding sugar phosphate nucleotidyltransferase, translated as MLTHGPVRDASANLDGARCAHIVPVILAGGSGTRLWPVSRGNFPKQLIDVVGSDSLLQATARRMDGFPSGWSVDAAPIIVCGEEHRFVIAEQLHENGVEARLIVEPARRDTAPALTLAASLACADGGDAILVVMPADHAIADVPALQRALECAARHAEQGAVATLGVPPTRPDTGFGYIRIGAALAGGAHAIDTFVEKPAQEIAAQYVAAGTYWWNSGIFIVRASVWLDTLARLQPHMHAACEQAFAGGRRDGAVFRPSLDAFLSAPADSIDYAVMEHLTNRTGLGAASSMNSSDSTDGTQRGAPVAIPAGVVVRLDAGWSDLGSWDAVWAALEKDEDGNAGRGRVTFEGAQSCYAHSEGRLVACVGTSNVVVVETADAVLVADRAHVQDVKGLVARIKAQHAPEADAHRKVRRPWGFYDSIDHGERFQVKRIVVTPGAQLSLQLHHHRAEHWVVVRGTALVTRGEEQFLLSENESTYIPLGTRHRLENPGKVPLEIIEIQSGTYLGEDDIVRFNDTYGRCS; from the coding sequence ATGTTGACGCATGGACCGGTGCGCGACGCATCTGCCAATCTGGATGGCGCGCGTTGTGCGCACATTGTCCCAGTCATTCTTGCTGGGGGCTCGGGGACACGGCTGTGGCCCGTGTCGCGCGGAAACTTCCCGAAGCAGTTGATCGACGTGGTCGGCTCCGATTCACTGCTGCAGGCGACCGCGCGACGCATGGACGGCTTCCCGTCAGGCTGGAGCGTGGACGCTGCGCCGATCATCGTGTGCGGCGAAGAGCATCGCTTCGTGATTGCCGAGCAGCTTCATGAAAATGGTGTTGAGGCACGTCTTATCGTTGAACCGGCACGCCGCGACACGGCGCCCGCGCTGACGCTGGCCGCGTCACTCGCTTGTGCGGACGGCGGCGACGCCATTCTCGTCGTGATGCCGGCCGATCATGCGATCGCCGACGTGCCGGCGTTGCAGCGCGCGCTTGAGTGCGCGGCGCGCCACGCGGAACAAGGCGCGGTGGCGACGCTCGGCGTGCCACCCACGCGCCCCGACACGGGCTTCGGCTATATCCGGATCGGCGCTGCGTTGGCCGGCGGCGCGCATGCGATAGACACCTTCGTCGAGAAGCCGGCGCAGGAAATCGCTGCGCAGTACGTGGCGGCCGGTACGTACTGGTGGAACAGCGGCATCTTTATCGTGCGCGCGAGCGTTTGGCTCGACACGCTCGCGCGGCTGCAACCGCACATGCATGCGGCCTGCGAGCAGGCATTCGCAGGCGGCCGGCGCGACGGCGCGGTATTCCGTCCGTCGCTGGACGCGTTTCTGAGCGCGCCCGCGGACTCGATCGATTACGCGGTGATGGAGCACCTGACCAATCGCACGGGTCTGGGTGCGGCCAGCAGCATGAACAGCAGCGACAGCACCGACGGCACACAGCGCGGGGCGCCGGTTGCGATACCCGCCGGCGTCGTTGTGCGACTCGACGCGGGTTGGTCGGATCTCGGTTCGTGGGACGCGGTATGGGCCGCGCTGGAGAAGGACGAAGACGGCAATGCCGGGCGTGGACGTGTCACCTTTGAAGGCGCGCAATCGTGCTACGCGCATTCGGAAGGACGGCTGGTCGCTTGCGTCGGCACCAGCAACGTGGTGGTGGTCGAGACCGCCGACGCGGTGCTGGTGGCCGACCGCGCGCACGTGCAGGACGTCAAGGGTCTGGTGGCGCGCATCAAGGCGCAGCACGCGCCGGAGGCCGACGCGCATCGCAAGGTGCGCCGCCCTTGGGGTTTCTACGATTCGATCGACCACGGCGAGCGTTTCCAGGTCAAGCGCATCGTCGTGACGCCGGGCGCACAGCTTTCGCTGCAGCTGCATCACCACCGCGCGGAGCATTGGGTGGTCGTGCGTGGCACGGCACTCGTCACTCGTGGTGAAGAACAGTTCCTGCTGAGCGAAAACGAATCGACCTATATCCCGCTCGGCACCCGCCACCGGCTCGAAAACCCGGGGAAGGTGCCGCTCGAAATCATTGAAATCCAGTCAGGCACCTATCTGGGTGAAGACGACATTGTGAGGTTCAACGACACCTACGGCCGCTGCTCCTAA
- a CDS encoding sulfite exporter TauE/SafE family protein codes for MALPHIDLLYSVSGLFVGFLVGLTGVGGGSLMTPILVLLFKVHPATAVGTDLLYAAATKATGTLVHGLKGSVDWQVTLRLAAGSVPAATITLILLHRFGMDTPGASRLIQVVLGAALLITAIALVFRPQLAALGARKQRVPSQARTLALTMLTGAILGVLVSLTSVGAGAIGVTVLLLLYPMLPTTRIVGSDIAHAVPLTLLAGAGHWLLGSIDWSMLLSLLMGSLPGIAIGSYLSSRAPDALLRNLLAATLTLVGVRLVLS; via the coding sequence ATGGCTCTACCCCATATCGATCTGCTGTACTCCGTCTCCGGCCTGTTCGTCGGCTTTCTGGTCGGGCTCACGGGCGTCGGCGGCGGCTCGCTGATGACGCCGATCCTCGTCCTGCTGTTCAAGGTGCACCCTGCCACAGCGGTCGGCACCGACCTGCTGTACGCGGCCGCCACCAAAGCGACCGGCACACTGGTGCACGGCCTGAAGGGCTCGGTCGACTGGCAGGTCACACTGCGCCTCGCGGCCGGCAGCGTGCCCGCGGCGACCATCACGCTGATCCTGCTGCATCGCTTTGGGATGGACACGCCGGGCGCGAGCCGGCTGATCCAGGTCGTGCTCGGCGCGGCGCTGCTGATTACCGCGATCGCTCTGGTGTTCCGTCCGCAGCTCGCGGCGCTCGGCGCGCGCAAGCAACGCGTGCCGAGCCAGGCACGCACGCTCGCGCTGACGATGCTGACCGGCGCGATCCTCGGCGTGCTGGTGTCGTTGACGTCGGTGGGCGCGGGCGCGATCGGCGTGACGGTGTTGTTGCTGCTGTACCCGATGCTGCCGACGACGCGTATCGTCGGCTCCGACATTGCACACGCGGTGCCGCTTACCTTGCTCGCGGGCGCCGGACACTGGCTGCTCGGCTCGATCGACTGGTCGATGCTGCTGTCGCTGCTGATGGGATCGCTGCCGGGCATCGCGATCGGCAGCTATCTGTCGTCGCGCGCGCCGGACGCACTGCTGCGCAATCTGCTCGCGGCGACGCTGACGCTGGTCGGCGTGCGGCTGGTGTTGTCGTGA